A single region of the Chrysoperla carnea chromosome 5, inChrCarn1.1, whole genome shotgun sequence genome encodes:
- the LOC123299550 gene encoding ATP synthase subunit beta, mitochondrial-like: MDTTTGLVRGQKVRDTGKPISIPVGQATLGRLMNVIGEPIDGLGPIESEHRQSIHGESPDFTAMSTDQEILATGIKVVDLLAPYQKGGKIGLFGGAGVGKTVLIMELINNIAKAHGGYSVFGGVGERTREGNDLYMEMQESGVIDLKGKNSKVTLVYGQMNEPPGARARVALTALTVAEYFRDAEGQDVLLFIDNIFRFTQAGSEVSALLGRIPSAVGYQPTLATDMGTMQERITSTTKGSITSVQAIYVPADDLTDPAPATTFAHLDATTVLSRSIAELGIYPAVDPLDSSSRILDPNIIGAEHYNTARAVQKILQNYKSLQDIIAILGMDELSEDDKLIVARARKIQRFLSQPFQVAEVFTGKTGKMVPLEKTIKGFHSIISGELDHLPEIAFYMVGDVDEVIAKAESLAKLH, encoded by the coding sequence ATGGACACTACAACTGGTTTAGTTCGCGGACAGAAAGTTCGCGATACTGGTAAACCAATTAGCATACCAGTGGGTCAAGCGACTTTAGGTCGTTTGATGAACGTAATCGGGGAGCCAATCGATGGTTTAGGTCCTATTGAATCCGAACATCGACAATCCATACATGGTGAATCCCCAGATTTTACGGCAATGAGTACTGATCAAGAAATTTTAGCTACAGGTATTAAAGTTGTTGATTTATTAGCACCGTAtcaaaaaggtggtaaaattgGATTGTTTGGAGGTGCTGGAGTGGGTAAAACTGTTCTAATTATGGAGTTGATCAATAATATTGCTAAGGCTCACGGGGGTTATTCCGTGTTTGGTGGAGTTGGAGAACGTACTCGAGAAGGGAACGATTTATACATGGAAATGCAAGAATCGGGAGTTATTGATTTGAAAGGGAAAAATTCGAAGGTCACCTTAGTTTATGGCCAAATGAATGAACCTCCTGGTGCGCGAGCGAGAGTTGCTTTAACTGCACTTACAGTTGCTGAATATTTCCGCGATGCCGAAGGGCAAGATGTGTTAttgtttattgataatatatttcGATTTACTCAAGCTGGATCGGAAGTGTCTGCATTGTTGGGACGAATACCTTCTGCGGTTGGTTATCAACCGACGTTAGCTACCGATATGGGTACAATGCAAGAACGTATTACATCAACTACAAAAGGTTCTATTACATCCGTTCAAGCGATTTATGTTCCTGCAGACGATTTAACTGATCCCGCTCCAGCAACAACATTTGCACATTTAGATGCCACTACGGTGTTGTCCCGTTCCATTGCTGAATTAGGAATTTATCCTGCAGTCGATCCGTTGGATTCGTCTTCAAGAATTCTTGACCCGAATATTATTGGGGCCGAACATTATAATACAGCAAGAGCTGTgcagaaaattttacaaaactataaatCACTCCAAGATATTATTGCTATCTTAGGCATGGATGAACTATCCGAAGATGATAAATTGATTGTTGCTCGTGCTAGGAAAATTCAACGTTTTTTATCACAACCATTTCAAGTAGCTGAAGTGTTTACGGGAAAAACGGGGAAAATGGTACCGttagaaaaaactattaaagGTTTTCATTCAATTATTTCCGGGGAATTAGATCATTTACCAGAAATTGCGTTTTATATGGTTGGTGATGTAGATGAAGTTATTGCTAAAGCAGAATCTTTAGcgaaattacattaa